One window of Papaver somniferum cultivar HN1 chromosome 9, ASM357369v1, whole genome shotgun sequence genomic DNA carries:
- the LOC113310658 gene encoding myb-related protein 2-like isoform X1 gives MYHQHEYHHNQHGIDNLPSSRILVPQERHMLMHGGNGRVDTGLVLSTDAKPRLKWTPELHERFIDAVGQLGGADKATPKTVMKLMGIPGLTLYHLKSHLQKYRLSKNVHGQTNSGTNKNGFKEVLEGDRMSEISVAIMSNNNTLGPQANKSLQINEALQMQIEVQRRLHEQLEVQRHLQLRIEVQGKYLQSVLEKAQETLGKQNVGPSGLEAAKVQLSELVSKVSTGCLNPAFCELKELPGQCNKQTQKLQPADGSVDSCLTSCEGSQKDPEMQNIVMRLRPYNDTTQLSGSKENPERSEFERTEPILWSDQLETKTLCSPVRNDTGRSIFPIPRSSTDVSLSIGVQRNIRISSGISEAEENQKKPKGFTMPYLSSKLDLNSLQENEASNCRRIDLNGFSLS, from the exons ATGTATCATCAGCATGAATATCACCACAATCAGCATGGAATAGATAACTTACCTTCATCAAGGATATTGGTTCCTCAAGAAAGGCATATGCTCATGCATGGTGGAAATGGCCGGGTAGATACAGGACTGGTTCTATCAACTGATGCTAAGCCGCGATTGAAATGGACACCAGAGCTTCATGAACGCTTCATTGACGCAGTCGGTCAGCTCGGCGGTGCAGATA AAGCTACACCAAAGACAGTTATGAAGCTGATGGGAATACCAGGACTTACTCTGTACCACTTAAAAAGCCATCTTCAG AAATACAGGCTCAGTAAGAATGTACATGGACAAACTAATTCTGGGACAAACAAAAATG GTTTTAAAGAAGTGTTAGAAGGAGATAGAATGTCTGAAATTAGTGTAGCAATTATGAGCAATAATAATACCCTTGGGCCTCAAGCAAATAA AAGTTTGCAGATAAATGAAGCACTACAGATGCAGATTGAAGTACAGAGAAGATTACATGAACAGCTTGAG GTGCAGCGACACTTACAACTCCGCATAGAGGTTCAGGGTAAATACCTACAGTCGGTGCTGGAGAAAGCACAAGAGACACTGGGAAAACAGAATGTGGGTCCCAGTGGACTCGAGGCCGCCAAAGTACAACTCTCTGAATTAGTCTCGAAAGTATCAACAGGATGTCTAAATCCTGCGTTTTGTGAGTTGAAAGAACTACCAGGTCAATGCAACAAACAAACACAGAAACTCCAACCTGCAGATGGGTCAGTTGACAGTTGCTTGACTTCATGTGAAGGATCTCAAAAGGACCCAGAAATGCAGAATATCGTGATGAGGTTAAGACCATACAACGATACTACCCAATTATCGGGTTCAAAAGAGAACCCAGAGAGAAGTGAGTTCGAGCGGACTGAACCCATATTATGGTCTGACCAACTAGAAACCAAAACGCTTTGTTCGCCGGTGAGAAATGACACAGGAAGGAGTATTTTCCCAATTCCACGGAGCTCTACTGATGTATCTTTGAGCATTGGAGTTCAAAGAAACATTCGGATCAGCAGTGGCATTTCTGAGGCAGAGGAAAATCAGAAGAAACCAAAAGGGTTTACAATGCCATATTTGAGCTCAAAGCTCGACTTGAATTCCCTTCAAGAGAATGAAGCTTCCAATTGTAGACGCATCGATTTGAACGGTTTCAGCTTAAGCTAA
- the LOC113310658 gene encoding myb-related protein 2-like isoform X2, translating to MYHQHEYHHNQHGIDNLPSSRILVPQERHMLMHGGNGRVDTGLVLSTDAKPRLKWTPELHERFIDAVGQLGGADKATPKTVMKLMGIPGLTLYHLKSHLQKYRLSKNVHGQTNSGTNKNGFKEVLEGDRMSEISVAIMSNNNTLGPQANNLQINEALQMQIEVQRRLHEQLEVQRHLQLRIEVQGKYLQSVLEKAQETLGKQNVGPSGLEAAKVQLSELVSKVSTGCLNPAFCELKELPGQCNKQTQKLQPADGSVDSCLTSCEGSQKDPEMQNIVMRLRPYNDTTQLSGSKENPERSEFERTEPILWSDQLETKTLCSPVRNDTGRSIFPIPRSSTDVSLSIGVQRNIRISSGISEAEENQKKPKGFTMPYLSSKLDLNSLQENEASNCRRIDLNGFSLS from the exons ATGTATCATCAGCATGAATATCACCACAATCAGCATGGAATAGATAACTTACCTTCATCAAGGATATTGGTTCCTCAAGAAAGGCATATGCTCATGCATGGTGGAAATGGCCGGGTAGATACAGGACTGGTTCTATCAACTGATGCTAAGCCGCGATTGAAATGGACACCAGAGCTTCATGAACGCTTCATTGACGCAGTCGGTCAGCTCGGCGGTGCAGATA AAGCTACACCAAAGACAGTTATGAAGCTGATGGGAATACCAGGACTTACTCTGTACCACTTAAAAAGCCATCTTCAG AAATACAGGCTCAGTAAGAATGTACATGGACAAACTAATTCTGGGACAAACAAAAATG GTTTTAAAGAAGTGTTAGAAGGAGATAGAATGTCTGAAATTAGTGTAGCAATTATGAGCAATAATAATACCCTTGGGCCTCAAGCAAATAA TTTGCAGATAAATGAAGCACTACAGATGCAGATTGAAGTACAGAGAAGATTACATGAACAGCTTGAG GTGCAGCGACACTTACAACTCCGCATAGAGGTTCAGGGTAAATACCTACAGTCGGTGCTGGAGAAAGCACAAGAGACACTGGGAAAACAGAATGTGGGTCCCAGTGGACTCGAGGCCGCCAAAGTACAACTCTCTGAATTAGTCTCGAAAGTATCAACAGGATGTCTAAATCCTGCGTTTTGTGAGTTGAAAGAACTACCAGGTCAATGCAACAAACAAACACAGAAACTCCAACCTGCAGATGGGTCAGTTGACAGTTGCTTGACTTCATGTGAAGGATCTCAAAAGGACCCAGAAATGCAGAATATCGTGATGAGGTTAAGACCATACAACGATACTACCCAATTATCGGGTTCAAAAGAGAACCCAGAGAGAAGTGAGTTCGAGCGGACTGAACCCATATTATGGTCTGACCAACTAGAAACCAAAACGCTTTGTTCGCCGGTGAGAAATGACACAGGAAGGAGTATTTTCCCAATTCCACGGAGCTCTACTGATGTATCTTTGAGCATTGGAGTTCAAAGAAACATTCGGATCAGCAGTGGCATTTCTGAGGCAGAGGAAAATCAGAAGAAACCAAAAGGGTTTACAATGCCATATTTGAGCTCAAAGCTCGACTTGAATTCCCTTCAAGAGAATGAAGCTTCCAATTGTAGACGCATCGATTTGAACGGTTTCAGCTTAAGCTAA